Below is a genomic region from Leptotrichia shahii.
AGAGCTTTTTTTACAATTCTGTATCCGCCATAAACTATTATTAGTAATAATAGTGGACTTAAAATTAAAATTATAATAAGCAGTTTGCTTACTTCATCAGATAGCTGATTTATTGGAACAATCCCTCTAACCCATTCTCCTCTAGAATTGTCTATTTTTTTATCGAAATAATAATATTTTTCTCCATTCTTTTCATAAGTTCTGACAGTGTTTTCTTTATATTTTAATGTTAAATCAAATCCTCGTGGCGACATTCCGCCCATTTCTATTCCTTCGCTACTGTACTTAACAAAGTAAATTCCATCATCAAATTCATCAAACTCATTAGGATCAGAAACCATCTCAACAGTCATTTCAATCACAGCCTCCATCAATTCTCGATGGTTCAAGTCTCCTGTCATCTTATTTGCAACAGTAAATGATACTGTTAGCATAATCGAAATTAAGATTACTACAAAAACAGTATACCAAAGAGTTACTTTCACAGTAATTGGAAAGTCCCCCCAAATTTTATTTAATTTATTTTTCAAAACTCAATTATTCCTTTCTTTTCAAAAAATTCCTGATAATTAATTTATTTGAACTAATCCTCCTTTATAACATATCCAAGTCCTCTTTTTGTATAAATTATCTGTTTTCCAGTTTCTATATCTATTTTTTTCCTAATATTTTTTATCAAAACATCAATTATATTAGAATCTCCTTCATAATCAAAGTCCCACACATGCTCCTTAATCTGATCTCTGCTTAAAATCCTATTTTTGCTTTGCATGAGATATTCCAGAACTTCGTATTCTTTTCCTGTTAATTCTATCTGCTTTCCAGCTCTTGTTACTGATTTTTCTGAAGTATCCAAAATCAAATCTCCTATTACAAGCTTATTTGAACTATTTCCATATTTTCTTCTCACAACTGCCCTAATTCTTGCCAAAAGCTCATTAAAGTCAAATGGTTTTACAATATAGTCATCAGCCCCCAAGTCAAGCCCTTTTACCTTATCGTCTGCACTATCCCTTGCAGTAAGCATAAGAATCGAAGTATGATTTCCCTTATTCCTAAGTTTTTTTATAACTTCAAATCCATCTACTTTTGGCATCATAATATCCAGAATTACTAAATCATATTCGCCATATTCCAAATAATCAAGTGCTTCTTCCCCATCAAGCACACTATCTACACTATATCCATTTTTTTTTAGATATCTTGTTACAACATTATTCAAATCTACTTCATCTTCTGCCAACAAAATTTTCATATTTAATTCTCTCCTGTATTATTTTTAGCAAATGCTAAAATCTTAAGTTTCTATTATTCTAATATATACTCAAACCTATTTAAAATTAAACTACTAAAAATTATATAAATTTAGGGTTTGAGTAAAATAGTCATAACTTTTGAGTTTGGTTTTAAAGCAGTTTTACTATAAAAACTATATCAATTTTACTATAATATATCACAAATTCCAAAAAATAAAAAGAGAGCAAACTGGAAATAATAAATTTCCAATTAACCCTCCAAAAGAATATCTTTTAATATTTTATTAATCTCTATCCACTTTCCATTTTACAATGACTCCAGTTGTTGCATCAATGTCAAATTCATATTCCCAGCCGTTGTAGTAAATTTCCCCTTCATACACCATTCTCCCATTTTCTCTATCCAAATGGATTTCTTTTACGTGAGAACTGTTCGCTCCTGGCACTTTTTTCAACGCAATGTTCATTGCCCTGTTTACTCCGATGTAGCTGTTTGAAGAAACATTTCTGTTATATTTGTGTTTACTTTTTGCGTTTACAGTCACTGATACTCCTAATACCATGATTCCTAATAATGCGATACTTAAAATTTTCTTTTTCATAGTTTTTCTCCTTTAATATTCATTTATTTTTTGCTTTTCTCTCTTATCTTGAATACATTATAATACAGTTTTATGAATATAAAATGAATGGAAAAAAATTTTTACAAAAAAAGGAACAGTCCTAATTTTAATTAGAAATATTCCTTCTATTTGTATTATCCGCTGTTACGAAGTCCTGTTGCCAGTCCATTTATTGAAATATGAATGGCTTTTTTAAGTTCTTCTGAATTATCTCCAGCTCTTGAACGTTTTATTAACTCAATTTGCAAATAATTCATTGAATCAAAATATGGCAGGCGATTTCGCAGACTGCTTACTAATTCTGGGTTATCTGCAAGTAAAACGTCATTTCCTGTAATTTTTTTCAAAACGTCAATCGTCAAAATCCATTCTTTTGCAATTTCATTAAAGATTTTTTGAGCAGTTTCCTGATCACTTGCTAGTTTTACATATTCAGAAAAGATTGATAAATCAGATTTTGATAAAACCATATCTACATTTGAAATTGTAGAACGGAAAAATGGCCATTCTTTATACATTCTTTGTAAAATGTCCATATTTTTATTATCATTGTTAATCCATTTTGTAAATGCTGT
It encodes:
- a CDS encoding response regulator transcription factor, yielding MKILLAEDEVDLNNVVTRYLKKNGYSVDSVLDGEEALDYLEYGEYDLVILDIMMPKVDGFEVIKKLRNKGNHTSILMLTARDSADDKVKGLDLGADDYIVKPFDFNELLARIRAVVRRKYGNSSNKLVIGDLILDTSEKSVTRAGKQIELTGKEYEVLEYLMQSKNRILSRDQIKEHVWDFDYEGDSNIIDVLIKNIRKKIDIETGKQIIYTKRGLGYVIKED
- a CDS encoding PepSY domain-containing protein, encoding MKKKILSIALLGIMVLGVSVTVNAKSKHKYNRNVSSNSYIGVNRAMNIALKKVPGANSSHVKEIHLDRENGRMVYEGEIYYNGWEYEFDIDATTGVIVKWKVDRD